Proteins encoded within one genomic window of Gadus chalcogrammus isolate NIFS_2021 chromosome 6, NIFS_Gcha_1.0, whole genome shotgun sequence:
- the LOC130384422 gene encoding uncharacterized protein LOC130384422 isoform X3 produces the protein MKMNPWTLSVLLLLAGPLGADPDWHVEYPDSFCVVEGSTATIPCSFTHPKVHKETGAVVDRVERVVWCPKHQICQGPTPNVYDSSNVRADSRFLYLGDLVRNCTLKIIKTVKRDAATYRFRFETNGGGYTGQKGVRVNVTVVKNVRLTVSSTDGEDLKVRSSVTDHVLKEGGQVTLTCTSACSFHQLDVHWYRNGHTLSETGPALHLSCLTNDDAGNYTCSLDSSGQKTTSAPWSLVVLEDEGRNKCGSDWRVTVPVVSVLLAVFLFLLAGLVFAKRSAPGPEHEIVYSEVVR, from the exons GGCCGCTGGGGGCGGACCCTGACTGGCACGTGGAGTACCCTGACTCCTTCTGCGTGGTGGAGGGCTCCACCGCCACCATCCCCTGCAGCTTCACCCACCCCAAGGTGCACAAAGAGACCGGCGCGGTGGTGGACCGGGTGGAGCGGGTGGTCTGGTGCCCCAAGCACCAGATCTGCCAAGGCCCCACGCCCAACGTGTACGACAGCAGCAACGTCCGGGCCGACAGCAGGTTCCTGTACCTGGGGGACCTCGTCAGGAACTGCACCTTAAAGATCATCAAGACGGTGAAACGGGACGCTGCAACGTACCGCTTCCGCTTCGAGACCAACGGCGGAGGGTACACCGGACAGAAAGGAGTCAGAGTCAACGTCACTG TTGTAAAGAACGTCCGTCTCACTGTGTCTTCAACAGATGGAGAGGATTTGAAGGTCAGAAGCTCCGTCACTGACCATGTGCTGAAAGAGGGCGGTCAGGTCACACTCACCTGTACCTCAGCCTGCTCCTTCCACCAATTGGACGTCCACTGGTACAGAAATGGCCACACCCTATCAGAGAcaggccccgccctccacctcagctGTCTGACCAATGACGACGCAGGGAATTACACCTGCTCTCTGGACTCCAGTGGGCAGAAGACCACCTCTGCGCCTTGGAGTCTGGTCGTGTTGGAAGATGAAG GAAGGAACAAGTGTGGCAGTGACTGGCGCGTGACAGTGCCGGTGGTGTCGGTGCTGTTGGCTGTGTTCCTTTTCCTCCTGGCTGGGCTGGTCTTCGCTAAAAG GTCAGCCCCTGGACCGGAACATGAGATCGTCTACAGCGAGGTCGTTCGCTGA
- the cmtm7 gene encoding CKLF-like MARVEL transmembrane domain-containing protein 7: MSHTVITTTTTTRTSDGGFLNVGYIRTTGGILKISQMVALLVAFLCVHCARAWPDWPAFRYFEVVTLWFLFAFLIFFLMHMFRLQAKIACINWPLMEFLHYAVGSILVLIASIVGSVKSGGISVLVAGSVFGFIATFLMAVSLWTSYKVSCGSQQTGASV; this comes from the exons ATGTCGCACACCgtgatcaccaccaccaccaccaccaggacgtCCGACGGAGGATTCCTGAACGTCGGCTACATACGGACCACCGGGGGCATCCTGAAGATATCGCAGATG GTTGCGCTCCTGGTGGCCTTCCTGTGTGTGCATTGCGCCCGTGCCTGGCCGGACTGGCCGGCGTTCCGCTACTTCGAGGTGGTGACGCTGTGGTTCCTCTTCGCCTTTCTCATCTTCTTCCTCATGCACATGTTCCGGCTGCAGGCCAAGATCGCCTGCATCAACTGGCCCCTCATG GAGTTCCTCCACTACGCCGTTGGCTCCATCCTGGTCCTCATCGCCTCCATCGTGGGCTCGGTGAAGAGCGGAGGGATCTCGGTGCTGGTGGCGGGATCG GTGTTTGGCTTCATCGCGACCTTCCTGATGGCTGTTAGTTTGTGGACGTCTTACAAAGTGAGCTGTGGCTCCCAGCAAACAG GTGCCAGTGtttaa
- the LOC130384422 gene encoding uncharacterized protein LOC130384422 isoform X2, whose protein sequence is MKMNPWTLSVLLLLAGPLGADPDWHVEYPDSFCVVEGSTATIPCSFTHPKVHKETGAVVDRVERVVWCPKHQICQGPTPNVYDSSNVRADSRFLYLGDLVRNCTLKIIKTVKRDAATYRFRFETNGGGYTGQKGVRVNVTDGEDLKVRSSVTDHVLKEGGQVTLTCTSACSFHQLDVHWYRNGHTLSETGPALHLSCLTNDDAGNYTCSLDSSGQKTTSAPWSLVVLEDEGRNKCGSDWRVTVPVVSVLLAVFLFLLAGLVFAKRRRAQKKPSEVIQKQEVDCKQEAVGASEEVSYSTIHFKRNSSRSAPGPEHEIVYSEVVR, encoded by the exons GGCCGCTGGGGGCGGACCCTGACTGGCACGTGGAGTACCCTGACTCCTTCTGCGTGGTGGAGGGCTCCACCGCCACCATCCCCTGCAGCTTCACCCACCCCAAGGTGCACAAAGAGACCGGCGCGGTGGTGGACCGGGTGGAGCGGGTGGTCTGGTGCCCCAAGCACCAGATCTGCCAAGGCCCCACGCCCAACGTGTACGACAGCAGCAACGTCCGGGCCGACAGCAGGTTCCTGTACCTGGGGGACCTCGTCAGGAACTGCACCTTAAAGATCATCAAGACGGTGAAACGGGACGCTGCAACGTACCGCTTCCGCTTCGAGACCAACGGCGGAGGGTACACCGGACAGAAAGGAGTCAGAGTCAACGTCACTG ATGGAGAGGATTTGAAGGTCAGAAGCTCCGTCACTGACCATGTGCTGAAAGAGGGCGGTCAGGTCACACTCACCTGTACCTCAGCCTGCTCCTTCCACCAATTGGACGTCCACTGGTACAGAAATGGCCACACCCTATCAGAGAcaggccccgccctccacctcagctGTCTGACCAATGACGACGCAGGGAATTACACCTGCTCTCTGGACTCCAGTGGGCAGAAGACCACCTCTGCGCCTTGGAGTCTGGTCGTGTTGGAAGATGAAG GAAGGAACAAGTGTGGCAGTGACTGGCGCGTGACAGTGCCGGTGGTGTCGGTGCTGTTGGCTGTGTTCCTTTTCCTCCTGGCTGGGCTGGTCTTCGCTAAAAG GAGACGTGCACAAAAAAAGCCATCAGAGGTGATTCAAAAACAG gagGTGGACTGTAAACAGGAAGCGGTGGGAGCTTCAGAGGAAGTCAGCTATTCAACCATCCACTTCAAACGCAATTCCTCGAG GTCAGCCCCTGGACCGGAACATGAGATCGTCTACAGCGAGGTCGTTCGCTGA
- the LOC130384422 gene encoding uncharacterized protein LOC130384422 isoform X1, translated as MKMNPWTLSVLLLLAGPLGADPDWHVEYPDSFCVVEGSTATIPCSFTHPKVHKETGAVVDRVERVVWCPKHQICQGPTPNVYDSSNVRADSRFLYLGDLVRNCTLKIIKTVKRDAATYRFRFETNGGGYTGQKGVRVNVTVVKNVRLTVSSTDGEDLKVRSSVTDHVLKEGGQVTLTCTSACSFHQLDVHWYRNGHTLSETGPALHLSCLTNDDAGNYTCSLDSSGQKTTSAPWSLVVLEDEGRNKCGSDWRVTVPVVSVLLAVFLFLLAGLVFAKRRRAQKKPSEVIQKQEVDCKQEAVGASEEVSYSTIHFKRNSSRSAPGPEHEIVYSEVVR; from the exons GGCCGCTGGGGGCGGACCCTGACTGGCACGTGGAGTACCCTGACTCCTTCTGCGTGGTGGAGGGCTCCACCGCCACCATCCCCTGCAGCTTCACCCACCCCAAGGTGCACAAAGAGACCGGCGCGGTGGTGGACCGGGTGGAGCGGGTGGTCTGGTGCCCCAAGCACCAGATCTGCCAAGGCCCCACGCCCAACGTGTACGACAGCAGCAACGTCCGGGCCGACAGCAGGTTCCTGTACCTGGGGGACCTCGTCAGGAACTGCACCTTAAAGATCATCAAGACGGTGAAACGGGACGCTGCAACGTACCGCTTCCGCTTCGAGACCAACGGCGGAGGGTACACCGGACAGAAAGGAGTCAGAGTCAACGTCACTG TTGTAAAGAACGTCCGTCTCACTGTGTCTTCAACAGATGGAGAGGATTTGAAGGTCAGAAGCTCCGTCACTGACCATGTGCTGAAAGAGGGCGGTCAGGTCACACTCACCTGTACCTCAGCCTGCTCCTTCCACCAATTGGACGTCCACTGGTACAGAAATGGCCACACCCTATCAGAGAcaggccccgccctccacctcagctGTCTGACCAATGACGACGCAGGGAATTACACCTGCTCTCTGGACTCCAGTGGGCAGAAGACCACCTCTGCGCCTTGGAGTCTGGTCGTGTTGGAAGATGAAG GAAGGAACAAGTGTGGCAGTGACTGGCGCGTGACAGTGCCGGTGGTGTCGGTGCTGTTGGCTGTGTTCCTTTTCCTCCTGGCTGGGCTGGTCTTCGCTAAAAG GAGACGTGCACAAAAAAAGCCATCAGAGGTGATTCAAAAACAG gagGTGGACTGTAAACAGGAAGCGGTGGGAGCTTCAGAGGAAGTCAGCTATTCAACCATCCACTTCAAACGCAATTCCTCGAG GTCAGCCCCTGGACCGGAACATGAGATCGTCTACAGCGAGGTCGTTCGCTGA
- the LOC130384229 gene encoding sialic acid-binding Ig-like lectin 15: MDGCLLATVLSLLPAFLGAQGSADDSWSMKVPPEVRATEGYPVVLPCSFSHPNHTPHSSLLVAWRQGTTRLFHCTTHAGQQACEASPHQDPRYRLEGNPREHDLSLRINNAALQDGGRYYCRVEVPGHKHASYEDRMGTLLRVEAPPRILSLSVQGSEDSGFRAQCEVEGSPLPDIQWVSPEHLLLEGLEVGRPPGQGSSPSQGSSPSRHHAVSQLPDIRPGQQYTCSATNPLGREQATLYLLPPRREACPGATGPPLLLLLSLSLGAKALLLGGVGVWAVQGRASSGPICRWR, from the exons ATGGACGGCTGTCTCTTGGCCACAGTGCTCTCTCTGCTGCCAGCCTTCCTGGGAG cccagggCTCAGCCGACGACAGCTGGTCCATGAAGGTGCCACCGGAGGTGCGTGCGACCGAGGGCTACCCGGTGGTGCTGCCCTGCTCCTTCAGCCACCCCAACCacacccctcactcctccctgctgGTGGCCTGGCGGCAGGGCACCACCCGCCTCTTCCACTGCACCACCCACGCCGGCCAGCAGGCCTGCGAGGCCTCCCCCCACCAGGACCCCCGCTACCGGCTGGAGGGGAACCCGCGGGAGCACGACCTCTCCCTGCGCATCAACAACGCCGCCCTGCAGGACGGAGGCCGCTACTACTGCCGCGTGGAGGTGCCGGGGCACAAGCACGCCAGCTACGAGGACAGGATGGGCACGCTGCTCCGGGTGGAGG CACCGCCGCGTATCCTGTCCCTGTCGGTCCAGGGCAGCGAGGACTCGGGGTTCAGGGCGCAGTGCGAGGTGGAGGGATCCCCTCTTCCGGACATCCAGTGGGTCTCCCCGGAACACCTGCtgctggaggggctggaggtgggccggccccccggccagggctcctccccctcccagggctcctccccctcccggcACCACGCCGTCAGCCAGCTCCCTGACATCCGCCCTGGGCAGCAGTACACCTGCAGCGCCACCAACCCCCTGGGCAGGGAGCAGGCCACGCTGTACCTCCTACCCCCCAGGAGGGAGGCCTGCCCAGGGGCCACCggccctcctctcctgctcctgctctcgCTGTCCCTGGGGGCCAAGGCCCTGCTgctagggggggtgggggtgtgggcggTGCAGGGAAGGGCCTCGTCTGGCCCCATCTGTAGGTGGAGGTGA